The Candidatus Woesearchaeota archaeon genome window below encodes:
- a CDS encoding LSm family protein, which produces MEQARPLDALNDSRGKRVIVELKNGKQFVGKLKAFDVHINVVLTEAEEKSGEELLRKVGTVFIRGDTITVLFPA; this is translated from the coding sequence ATGGAACAAGCACGACCGTTAGATGCATTAAACGACTCACGCGGAAAGCGCGTCATTGTCGAGTTAAAAAATGGAAAGCAATTCGTTGGCAAGCTCAAGGCATTTGATGTTCACATCAATGTTGTTCTGACTGAAGCCGAGGAAAAGTCCGGTGAGGAACTGCTCAGAAAAGTGGGCACGGTCTTCATCCGCGGCGACACGATCACCGTATTGTTCCCGGCATAA
- a CDS encoding S-layer protein, which yields MKVVKAIKKIAALGVGMSMIGATMLGAMAADLSNYPGSFIKNGQFDGVIVVGDKAAAEDVVGSIDIATSLQFALGQPLAAPTQPGGQGGAVSISGDAVSISEPNDMLEIQEAIGQVKEVLTEFDLAGLQGGTIVTDKGSTDYNQYLRFQTFQDKTNADYIDSGAIVFEEDEDDVVGDYLKFVDGNTMFQYELEFEEGVKSDVNFRSGTSGTKILNDLEDEELNILGKVFSVVNTEIQTDITTPVIALELLGGDVLDTLEEGETRTYTIDGKEYEVTLVIVSDNRESAKFSVNGEITDELKDGDTDVLRDGTEIGIRDLLPNEANEETGGDIVEFFLGANKVRITDSNFTDDTFVPGGVKVHEEDIEDSRVKIKGTYTNSSDTFELQSIQYKLKSDAPKGDLFIAPGHGLREYLDEPEGMLSDDWDIRYEGLMDTGVSIVRFNSKGDNGYDLQFTNREGLEYDIPFIDNSGDTETTSPKYGDDNDDLIFVEGNINETNVGFGQTNGIGLELEGINGFFRSLSGVGNQSMPNSDTCGNWFNVDEGDYFVLTDAGGIGYGQGDETSFTHILSYESVDTSNRKITFQDDATGQRQLSYITTNLANTCILGRASTLIVGGNTYTVYVSDGENQAGAASSSKFPLAIDQNADSRIDAMMVDVVVNGGGILRLGGVNVTKVFNDSGGVVGNLSGGTGGFAEQGWQFPFSDGASTSLGDLNESKLRELQRSWRNSTNISGGIGESFFRFYSINFSTGVNFSVSLTTRATEFDGSGLMGAGSAGRSADEVVFLSLFANTGNKVNLVVPSPQMFQDTANKTVLGNKQNLLKMQTLDEEDLIQGLTTYGGFFEQTDESSTNDANDLTIEYPLSQRGADVFVTIGSTQTSRVGPTQGGAVVVNPITVGSAKLSSEVAGQETSQNIVAVGGPCINSVAAKWMGSDTPLCGAESGLEEGSAVIKLYEHAGGKMGLLVAGWSAADTRRATKVLAEYSSYADKLVGKEVVVQPGTASGEIMVSAPQP from the coding sequence ATGAAGGTAGTAAAGGCTATTAAAAAAATAGCTGCACTAGGCGTCGGCATGTCCATGATTGGTGCGACGATGCTCGGAGCAATGGCTGCTGATCTCAGCAACTATCCGGGTTCGTTTATCAAGAACGGCCAGTTTGACGGTGTCATCGTTGTCGGTGACAAAGCAGCAGCAGAAGACGTCGTCGGTTCTATCGACATCGCAACTAGTCTCCAGTTTGCACTGGGCCAGCCGCTTGCGGCGCCTACGCAGCCGGGTGGACAGGGTGGCGCTGTTTCTATAAGTGGAGACGCAGTTTCCATTTCAGAACCAAACGACATGCTTGAAATCCAGGAAGCCATTGGACAGGTTAAGGAAGTACTCACCGAGTTTGACCTTGCCGGCCTCCAGGGCGGAACCATTGTCACGGACAAAGGCAGCACGGACTACAACCAGTACCTGCGCTTCCAGACGTTCCAGGACAAAACAAACGCTGACTATATTGACTCCGGCGCGATTGTCTTTGAAGAAGACGAAGACGACGTTGTCGGCGACTACTTGAAATTTGTTGACGGAAACACCATGTTCCAGTACGAACTGGAATTTGAAGAAGGCGTCAAGTCTGACGTTAACTTCCGCAGCGGAACAAGCGGCACGAAGATTCTGAACGACCTCGAAGACGAGGAACTCAATATCCTCGGCAAAGTCTTTTCCGTGGTTAACACTGAAATCCAGACTGACATAACAACACCTGTTATTGCTCTCGAACTGCTCGGCGGCGATGTTCTCGACACCCTTGAAGAAGGAGAAACAAGAACATACACCATCGACGGCAAAGAGTACGAAGTAACACTGGTTATTGTCTCGGACAACCGGGAAAGCGCAAAATTCTCCGTCAACGGAGAAATTACCGACGAACTCAAAGATGGTGATACCGACGTCCTCCGTGATGGCACTGAAATTGGCATCCGGGACCTTTTGCCCAACGAGGCAAATGAAGAGACGGGCGGCGACATCGTGGAGTTCTTCCTCGGCGCTAACAAGGTCAGAATCACTGACAGCAACTTCACCGACGACACGTTTGTTCCCGGCGGCGTAAAAGTGCACGAAGAGGATATTGAAGACTCGCGTGTCAAGATCAAGGGCACATACACTAACAGTAGTGACACCTTTGAGCTGCAGTCTATCCAGTACAAGCTGAAGTCCGACGCTCCGAAAGGCGACCTCTTTATCGCCCCGGGACACGGATTGCGCGAATACTTGGACGAGCCTGAAGGTATGCTCTCAGACGACTGGGACATCCGCTACGAAGGCCTGATGGACACGGGAGTGTCAATCGTCCGCTTTAACTCCAAGGGAGACAACGGATATGACCTCCAGTTCACCAACCGTGAAGGACTCGAATATGACATACCCTTCATCGACAACTCAGGAGACACTGAAACAACGTCGCCGAAATACGGTGACGATAACGACGACCTGATTTTCGTTGAAGGTAACATCAACGAGACCAACGTCGGCTTTGGCCAGACGAACGGCATCGGTCTCGAGTTGGAAGGTATCAACGGCTTCTTCAGGTCCCTTTCGGGCGTGGGAAACCAGTCAATGCCTAACTCAGACACCTGTGGAAACTGGTTCAACGTTGACGAAGGCGACTACTTTGTCTTGACTGATGCCGGTGGCATCGGCTATGGGCAAGGCGATGAGACGTCATTCACTCACATACTTTCGTATGAGAGTGTTGATACATCAAACCGGAAGATTACCTTCCAGGATGATGCAACAGGACAGCGACAGCTTTCCTACATCACGACGAACCTCGCCAACACCTGCATCCTCGGTAGGGCATCAACCCTTATCGTTGGTGGTAACACCTACACCGTGTATGTGAGCGACGGCGAGAACCAAGCTGGTGCAGCAAGCAGCAGCAAGTTCCCACTGGCAATTGACCAGAACGCTGACTCACGCATAGACGCTATGATGGTTGATGTCGTCGTAAATGGCGGCGGTATTCTCCGTCTTGGTGGTGTCAACGTTACCAAAGTCTTTAACGACTCGGGTGGCGTGGTGGGTAACCTCTCGGGCGGAACCGGTGGTTTTGCAGAACAGGGATGGCAGTTCCCCTTCTCTGACGGGGCTTCAACCTCGCTGGGCGACCTGAACGAGTCAAAGCTCCGTGAGCTCCAGAGGTCGTGGAGAAACTCGACCAACATATCTGGTGGTATCGGTGAGTCGTTCTTCCGGTTTTATTCGATAAACTTTTCGACCGGTGTCAACTTTTCAGTCAGCCTGACAACACGGGCAACTGAGTTTGACGGCTCTGGATTGATGGGTGCAGGAAGCGCTGGAAGATCAGCTGATGAAGTAGTCTTCCTCAGCTTGTTTGCAAACACGGGCAACAAGGTCAACCTTGTCGTGCCGTCGCCGCAGATGTTCCAGGACACAGCCAACAAAACTGTGCTCGGCAACAAGCAGAACCTCCTCAAGATGCAGACGCTGGACGAAGAAGACCTTATCCAAGGTCTGACAACGTACGGTGGCTTCTTTGAGCAGACTGACGAGTCCAGCACGAATGACGCAAACGACCTGACCATTGAATACCCGCTGAGCCAGAGAGGCGCAGATGTATTCGTGACCATCGGTTCAACCCAGACCTCACGTGTAGGTCCAACGCAGGGCGGCGCAGTTGTAGTCAACCCAATCACGGTTGGCTCTGCAAAGCTCTCTAGCGAAGTGGCTGGCCAAGAAACAAGCCAGAACATCGTCGCGGTTGGCGGACCCTGTATCAACAGTGTCGCGGCCAAGTGGATGGGATCAGACACGCCTCTGTGTGGCGCTGAGTCCGGCCTTGAAGAAGGCAGTGCTGTCATCAAGCTCTATGAGCATGCGGGCGGCAAGATGGGACTCCTCGTTGCAGGATGGAGCGCAGCGGATACCCGACGCGCAACCAAGGTACTGGCTGAATATTCGAGCTACGCTGACAAGCTTGTCGGCAAAGAAGTTGTTGTCCAACCGGGCACTGCTTCTGGCGAGATAATGGTCAGTGCTCCGCAGCCATAA
- a CDS encoding 30S ribosomal protein S8e, translating into MVVDHSKGHRSKTGSRYVPFRKRKLMHKGNLPTNTSIGADLLKQFRTKGGDVKLKRAFASYANLTDPKTKKSSKVKITSVVDNPANRNFVRRNIITKGAVVETEKGRAKVTSRPGQDGLVNAVLVK; encoded by the coding sequence ATGGTCGTTGATCACTCAAAAGGGCACCGGAGCAAAACTGGCTCACGGTACGTTCCATTCCGTAAACGGAAGCTGATGCATAAGGGAAACCTGCCGACGAATACATCCATCGGCGCTGACCTGCTCAAACAGTTCCGTACCAAAGGCGGCGATGTGAAGCTGAAACGTGCCTTTGCGTCGTATGCAAACCTGACTGACCCAAAGACCAAGAAATCCTCAAAAGTCAAAATCACGTCTGTCGTTGATAATCCGGCAAACCGAAACTTTGTCCGGCGAAACATCATCACCAAAGGTGCCGTTGTTGAGACGGAAAAAGGCCGCGCAAAAGTCACCAGCAGGCCGGGTCAGGATGGATTGGTTAACGCGGTTCTTGTTAAATAA
- a CDS encoding glycosyltransferase, protein MAKKLASAPTQPVSAQTSSLTSSLLTVCVITRNGAVTIEDALDSLRGLANEFIVVDTGSTDSTQAVVKSYADSLEKSNKNIPLHLIDFPQLNSELDFAAARNKALTKASGQWVLMLEQDEVLTEKDARKVHTILSYDGPEAYLLTRRQYRRQAGKQLDFSSLGKQIATRGEGATSFIDVPNIRLFKNKKYRYKYRIFETLEDALFEKKAQIAGADIFFHAFPSELPEQETAKNRLYLSILEKQCSEHPHDPKLFFDRACMHEELGEDQQALVFFQKAAGADEKHKHKHMLSKNTSLYYRIAVLLLKAGKRDEAEQQLRTSIEFNAGLRPSYLLLAALLFQQARPRAALQILVTALRNNITDPEILNMVGFGLIQDSKTGEAVKILEKAKAEAEKAGMHTYIELVYNNLYTAYLLSGNGDKAITLLEAAITQYPGTVSFYTNLINLLVQVQQPEKARSYCTQVLKLELEPILRQQLETLAKSIS, encoded by the coding sequence ATGGCAAAAAAATTGGCATCGGCTCCCACTCAACCGGTATCTGCGCAAACATCTTCCCTTACTTCTTCGCTTCTGACTGTCTGCGTTATCACCCGCAACGGCGCAGTAACGATCGAGGATGCACTTGATTCTCTTCGCGGATTGGCGAACGAGTTTATTGTCGTTGATACTGGCAGTACCGATTCGACGCAGGCCGTCGTGAAATCGTATGCTGATTCACTTGAAAAATCAAACAAAAACATTCCTCTCCACCTCATTGATTTTCCCCAGCTCAACTCCGAGCTTGATTTTGCAGCAGCGCGCAACAAGGCGCTCACCAAAGCATCGGGCCAGTGGGTGCTCATGCTCGAGCAGGATGAAGTGCTCACCGAGAAAGACGCACGAAAGGTACACACTATTCTTAGCTACGATGGGCCGGAAGCATATCTCCTCACCCGGCGTCAGTATCGTCGACAGGCAGGAAAACAGCTCGATTTTTCTTCGTTGGGAAAGCAGATTGCCACGCGCGGCGAAGGCGCAACATCATTTATTGACGTGCCGAACATCCGGCTGTTCAAAAATAAAAAATACCGCTACAAGTACCGAATTTTTGAGACCCTTGAGGATGCGCTGTTTGAAAAAAAAGCCCAAATTGCAGGCGCTGACATTTTTTTCCATGCATTTCCTTCTGAACTGCCGGAACAGGAGACTGCAAAAAATCGGCTGTACCTGAGCATTCTCGAAAAGCAGTGCAGTGAGCATCCGCATGACCCGAAACTTTTTTTTGACCGCGCGTGCATGCATGAGGAACTCGGCGAGGATCAGCAGGCACTGGTGTTTTTCCAGAAAGCAGCCGGCGCAGATGAGAAGCACAAGCACAAACATATGCTTAGCAAGAACACCTCCCTCTATTATCGCATTGCCGTCCTTCTGCTCAAAGCGGGAAAGCGCGACGAGGCAGAACAGCAGCTGCGCACGAGCATCGAGTTCAACGCCGGCCTGCGCCCGAGCTACCTGCTGCTTGCTGCGCTGCTGTTTCAGCAGGCACGGCCACGGGCAGCCCTCCAAATTCTGGTGACTGCACTGCGAAACAATATTACTGACCCTGAAATTCTCAACATGGTCGGCTTTGGCCTGATCCAAGACTCCAAGACGGGAGAAGCGGTTAAAATCCTCGAAAAGGCCAAGGCAGAGGCAGAAAAAGCAGGTATGCACACATACATTGAACTGGTGTACAACAACCTCTATACTGCGTATCTATTGTCAGGCAACGGCGACAAGGCCATTACATTGCTTGAAGCCGCTATCACTCAATACCCCGGCACCGTCAGCTTCTATACTAACCTCATCAACTTGCTGGTGCAGGTACAGCAACCGGAGAAAGCGCGGTCGTATTGTACTCAAGTGCTGAAGCTTGAGCTCGAGCCGATCCTTCGCCAGCAGCTTGAAACACTGGCAAAATCAATTTCATAG
- a CDS encoding 50S ribosomal protein L37e, with the protein MTKGTASKGKHSGKKTHIYCRRCGGHSYHKRHKICAKCGFGKTPRQRSYSWQKK; encoded by the coding sequence ATGACCAAAGGAACCGCATCCAAAGGAAAGCATTCTGGAAAGAAGACTCATATCTACTGTCGGCGCTGCGGCGGCCACAGCTACCACAAACGCCATAAAATCTGCGCGAAGTGCGGCTTTGGAAAAACTCCGCGGCAACGAAGTTATAGCTGGCAGAAGAAGTGA